Within the Thermosynechococcus sichuanensis E542 genome, the region TGCTCTTTGTGGCGGCTCAAGGGCGGGAAGCAGAACTAATTGAGATTTTCCATCGTTGGAGCCTGCAGGCTGTGGTGGTGGGGCGCGTCATTGCTGAGCCTGTCGTGCGGGTGCTGTACCGGGGTGAGGTCGCCGCAGAGGTGCCTGCTCGTGCCCTTGCCGAAGACACCCCTCTCTATGAGCGGCACTGCCCCAGTGAGCCACCAGCCTATGTGCAACAGGCGCGGCAATGGTCGGTGGAGCGATTGGCCTTGCCCTCCCAATCCCCCTCGGAGATTTTGCTGACTCTCCTTGCCACCCCCAGTATTGCTTCCAAGGCATGGGTCTATCGGCAGTACGATCACGAGGTGCAAAACAACACCCTCGTCTTCCCCGGTGATGCCGATGCAGCGGTGATTCGCCTGCGGGGTACGTCAAAAGGGATTGCGGCAACTGTGGACTGCCCTAGCCGCTATGTGTATTTGGATCCCTATGAAGGGGGCAAAGCAGCCGTGGCCGAAGCTGCTCGTAATTTGAGTTGCGTTGGGGCAGAACCTCTCGCCGTCACCGATAACCTCAACTTTGGCAGTCCAGAAACACCCGTGGGATACTGGCAGTTAGCCAATGCCTGTCGGGGGCTTGCCGAAGCGTGTCGCGCTCTACAAACGCCAGTTACCGGTGGCAATGTCTCCCTTTACAACGAAACGATTGATAGCAACGGCCAGCCGCAGCCGATTTATCCGACCCCCGTGGTGGGGATGGTGGGGCTGATTCCCGATGTGCAGCGGGTTGTTGGTCAGGGCTGGCGATCGCCTGGGGATGCCATCTACCTATTGGGTTTGCCGCTAACGACGCCCTTGAGTGATCCGCGCTTGAGCCTAGGCGGCTCAGAATACCTTGCCCAGATTCATGGCCTAGTGGCGGGTCGTCCGCCCCAGATTGACTTAGACCTAGAGCAGCGAGTGCAAGCCGTATGTCGCTATGGCATTCAGCAGGGGTGGGTCGCCAGTGCCCACGATCTGAGTGAGGGGGGCTTGGCGGTGGCCTTGGCGGAAAGCTGTCTCAGTGGCCAACGGGGGGCAACCATTCAATTGCCGGCGGGTACCTATCCGCGGTGGGATATGCTGCTGTTTGCCGAGGGGGGCGGGCGAATTCTGGTTTCTGTGCCACCAAGGGAACAGACCGCTTGGGAAGCCTATGTGCAGGCGCAGTTGCCCGACGCTTGGACACGCCTAGGGGTTGTTAATGGTGAAGATACAGAACTGTGTATTGACACCTGTGACCATTCTCCGCTCATCAGGGTTACGATGGAAGAGTTAGCTCTTGCGTGGCGATCGCCCCTGCCGAAGTATTTGGACTAAATGACAGAACAACAATTTGCTGATAAGCCGGAAGAAGCCTGTGGTGTGTTTGGGGTCTATGCCCCCGGGGTCGATGTGGCTCGCCTTGCCTACTTTGGTCTCTATGCCCTCCAACATCGCGGTCAGGAATCGGCTGGAATTGCCACATTTGCCGGTGACACCGTCCATTGTTACAAGGACATGGGTCTTGTCTCCCAAGTCTTTGATGAAGAGATTCTTGGGCGGCTGGTGGGAGATTTGGCTGTCGGCCACAACCGCTACTCGACCACGGGGTCTAGTCGCATTGTCAACGCCCAACCCGTAGTGGTGGAAACTCGCTTAGGGCCTTTGGCCTTGGCCCACAACGGCAATTTGGTGAATACCTACGCCCTGCGGGAACAGGTGCTGGCCTGCGATGCCCCGACAGCGGTGCTAGCGAGTACAACGGATTCCGAACTCATTGCCTGGGCGATCGCCCAAGCGGTAGCCACTGGCCAATCCTGGTCAGAGGGGATGATTACTGCAGCTCAACAGTGCCAAGGGGCTTTTAGCCTAGTGATGGGTACCCCAGCGGGATTGTTTGGACTGCGGGATGCCCACGGCATTCGTCCCCTAGTGATTGGCCGCCTGCTGATCGAAGGGACGCCCCACTATGTTCTGGCTTCGGAGACCTGCGCCCTCGATATTATTGGTGCGGACTATGTGCGGGATGTGGAGCCGGGGGAACTCGTCCATATTACTGCCGAGGGGATTGACAGTGTGCAATGGGCAGAGTCGCAACGGAAGCTGTGTATCTTTGAGATGATTTACTTTGCTCGCCCCGATAGTGTCATGCAGCGGGAGAGCCTCTATAGCTACCGGCAGCGCTTAGGGCAACAGTTGGGTCGCGAAGCTCCTGCCGATGCCGATGTGGTGATTGCTGTTCCCGACTCTGGCGTGCCAGCGGCCATTGGCTTTTCCCAAGCAACGGGGGTGCCCTACGCTGAAGGTCTGATTAAAAATCGCTATGTGGGGCGCACGTTTATCCAGCCCACCCAGTCCATGCGCGAGTCGGGAATTCGCATGAAGCTGAATCCGCTGCGGGATGTGCTGATGGGACAGCGGGTGGTGATTGTGGATGACTCGATTGTGCGGGGCACCACTAGCCGCAAAATTGTCAAGGCGCTGCGGGATGCCGGAGCTGTAGAAGTTCACATGCGCATTTCTTCGCCCCCTGTCACGCATCCCTGCTTCTATGGCATTGACACCGATACCCAAGATCAACTGATTGCCGCCACCAAGTCTGTGGCTGAGATTGCCGCTCAGATTGGCGTAGATTCCCTGAGTTACCTCAGTTGGCAGGGGATGATTGCCGCCACCTACGATACGGGCGATCGCTTTTGTTCCGCCTGTTTTACAGGCAAGTACCCCATTAGTATCCCGGAGCCAGTGAAACGGCAAAAGCTGGTGCTTGAGCAAATTCCCCAATGAGTCTGGACTACGGTCACTGGCCTTCCATCCTCTCTGCCGCCGAAGTCAGTGCGGCTGCCACCAGTATCAGTGAACTGCGCGCCACTCCCCTTGGTTTGGTGTGGTTAGAGCGGCGTCCCCAAGAAAAGGGGCGAGTCGTCTTGATGCGTCAAGGGCAAGAACTTTTGGCAGCCCCTTGGAGTGCGCGATCGCGGGTGAATGAGTACGGCGGTGGTGCCTACTGGTGCCATGGTGATCAGATTTACTTTGTCAATGATGCCGATCAGGGAATCTATGCCCTTGGGGAACCCGGCCCGCAGTTAATCTACCAAGCCGCGAATACTCGTTTTGCCGATGGTTGTGTTGATCCTTGGCGCGATCGCCTGCTGTGTGTCGAAGAGGTGCATCTTCCAGAGGGTGGCTCACGGCAATCCCTTGTCGCTATTTCCCTAGCGGGGGAACGGACTTCCCTTGTTACGGGGGCTGGTTTCTATGCCGCACCGCGCTTGAGTCCAGAGGGCAATACCCTTGTCTGGCTGCAATGGTCAGCACCGCAGATGCCCTGGGACGGCTGTGAACTGTGGGCAGCCACGGTCAATAGCGACGGTTCCCTTGGGACACCCTACCGCATTGCTGGCAGTAGGGAGGAATCTGTGCAGCAACCCCAATGGCAGGGCGAGACCCTCTACTACATTAGCGATCGCTCCGGCTGGTGGAATCTCTATCGTTACCGTGATGGCCACCATGAACCCGTCTGGCAGGCCAGTGATGATGCCGGTGTGCCCCTCTGGGTCTTTGGTCAATCCACCTATGCCCTTGTAAACGCTGAAACGGCAGTTTTAACCTATAGCGATCGCGGGCTGTGGCGGCTGGCAGTGGTTTCCCTCACAACAGGTGAATGGCAAACTGTCCCCACGGACTACACCGAGATTCATTCCCTCGTTCACCTCAGCGATCGTGCCGCTGCTTTTATTGGCAGTTCGCCCCTGTTGCCCCCTCATATTGTGCAGTTCAATCTGGATGACGGCACCACCACACCGCTGCAACCCATTGCTTCTCCCCTGCCATCGGCGTGGATTTCCCAGCCCGAGGTACTGGAATTTCCGACGAGTGACGGCGCAACCGCCTACGGCTTTTTCTACCCCCCCAAAAATCCCCAAGTGCAACCCCCGCCAGACTCACGCCCCCCCTTAATTGTGAGATGTCATGGGGGACCGACGGCAGCCAGTGGCACAGGTCTCGATTTGCGCATCCAGTTTTGGACCAGTCGTGGCTTTGCGGTGTTGGATGTCAACTATCGTGGCAGTACCGGCTATGGGCGTGCCTATCGCAATGCCCTACGGGGACAGTGGGGAGTGGTGGATGTGGCAGACTGTAGCGCTGGGGCGCAGTATCTAGTGGCTCAAGGACGAGTGGCTGGCGATCGCTTGGCGATTCGTGGCAGCAGTGCCGGCGGCTATACCACCCTGTGCGCCTTGACATT harbors:
- the purL gene encoding phosphoribosylformylglycinamidine synthase subunit PurL, which codes for MSQTPLVTEAEIAAEGLKPQEYAEIVRRLGRHPNRAELGMFGVMWSEHCCYKNSRPLLKQFPTQGPRVLVGPGENAGVVDLGDGLRLAFKIESHNHPSAIEPFQGAATGVGGILRDIFTMGARPIALLNALRFGDLKEAKTQQLVKGVVAGIAHYGNCVGVPTVGGEVYFDPCYGGNPLVNAMALGLMETPEIVKSAASGIGNPVLYVGSTTGRDGMGGASFASAELTDESMSDRPAVQVGDPFMEKCLIEACLEAFQTGAVVAAQDMGAAGLTCSTSEMAAKGGVGIELDLDKVPVREQGMVPYEFLLSESQERMLFVAAQGREAELIEIFHRWSLQAVVVGRVIAEPVVRVLYRGEVAAEVPARALAEDTPLYERHCPSEPPAYVQQARQWSVERLALPSQSPSEILLTLLATPSIASKAWVYRQYDHEVQNNTLVFPGDADAAVIRLRGTSKGIAATVDCPSRYVYLDPYEGGKAAVAEAARNLSCVGAEPLAVTDNLNFGSPETPVGYWQLANACRGLAEACRALQTPVTGGNVSLYNETIDSNGQPQPIYPTPVVGMVGLIPDVQRVVGQGWRSPGDAIYLLGLPLTTPLSDPRLSLGGSEYLAQIHGLVAGRPPQIDLDLEQRVQAVCRYGIQQGWVASAHDLSEGGLAVALAESCLSGQRGATIQLPAGTYPRWDMLLFAEGGGRILVSVPPREQTAWEAYVQAQLPDAWTRLGVVNGEDTELCIDTCDHSPLIRVTMEELALAWRSPLPKYLD
- the purF gene encoding amidophosphoribosyltransferase, which gives rise to MTEQQFADKPEEACGVFGVYAPGVDVARLAYFGLYALQHRGQESAGIATFAGDTVHCYKDMGLVSQVFDEEILGRLVGDLAVGHNRYSTTGSSRIVNAQPVVVETRLGPLALAHNGNLVNTYALREQVLACDAPTAVLASTTDSELIAWAIAQAVATGQSWSEGMITAAQQCQGAFSLVMGTPAGLFGLRDAHGIRPLVIGRLLIEGTPHYVLASETCALDIIGADYVRDVEPGELVHITAEGIDSVQWAESQRKLCIFEMIYFARPDSVMQRESLYSYRQRLGQQLGREAPADADVVIAVPDSGVPAAIGFSQATGVPYAEGLIKNRYVGRTFIQPTQSMRESGIRMKLNPLRDVLMGQRVVIVDDSIVRGTTSRKIVKALRDAGAVEVHMRISSPPVTHPCFYGIDTDTQDQLIAATKSVAEIAAQIGVDSLSYLSWQGMIAATYDTGDRFCSACFTGKYPISIPEPVKRQKLVLEQIPQ
- a CDS encoding S9 family peptidase, which codes for MSLDYGHWPSILSAAEVSAAATSISELRATPLGLVWLERRPQEKGRVVLMRQGQELLAAPWSARSRVNEYGGGAYWCHGDQIYFVNDADQGIYALGEPGPQLIYQAANTRFADGCVDPWRDRLLCVEEVHLPEGGSRQSLVAISLAGERTSLVTGAGFYAAPRLSPEGNTLVWLQWSAPQMPWDGCELWAATVNSDGSLGTPYRIAGSREESVQQPQWQGETLYYISDRSGWWNLYRYRDGHHEPVWQASDDAGVPLWVFGQSTYALVNAETAVLTYSDRGLWRLAVVSLTTGEWQTVPTDYTEIHSLVHLSDRAAAFIGSSPLLPPHIVQFNLDDGTTTPLQPIASPLPSAWISQPEVLEFPTSDGATAYGFFYPPKNPQVQPPPDSRPPLIVRCHGGPTAASGTGLDLRIQFWTSRGFAVLDVNYRGSTGYGRAYRNALRGQWGVVDVADCSAGAQYLVAQGRVAGDRLAIRGSSAGGYTTLCALTFTRVFHGGASYYGIGDLISLLKETHAFEAHYFDQLIAPYPEGADFYRQRSPLYHVDCLTCPVIFFQGLKDVVVPPSQAEQMVTALQAKGIPVEYYTFAEEGHGFRHSSTIATALEAELKFYQRHLLKG